CCAATGTCAAGTATGAACCCCGGTGAAAGCACATTCCCACCAATTCCAATATTGCCATTTTTAAGTACGGTTAACGCATTTTTACGATTGATAGCATTATTATCAGCATCAATATCACCATTACCTATTTGAAAAATTCTGTCATTCGGAGCGCTCGAATAAAAACCAGGATTATCCTGAATGTCATTTGCAATTCCAACTACGGTACCTCCATATGATTTTGAGATAGTAGATACACCCGTTACAAAAGAGGCCCATGCTTGCGATTGGGTTAACATTCCGGTAGAAAAAGAGTAAATCTCGCTTGCTATTGTTTTTTTCCCGGAAGCGAAGGAGTATGCGCCGCTAGCAATGGATTCAAGGCCGGTCGCGAGTGAGCCTGTATTGTTAGCCTGGGACCCAGTCCCCACTGCAAATGAGGCAATCCCGTTAGCCTTAGTGTTCTGGCCAAATGCCATAGAGTTATTTCCTTCTGCCCTGGTATTACTTCCAAATGCGGTAGAGTATGCTCCAATCTTTGAATCGTCCCAAGAATCATCATTTACATATCCTGCTCTAAAAGCAGCTCTACGGGGATACCAGATTAATTTTGGCCCTGTACCGAGATTATCTAAAATACCACCTTTGCTTACTTCTCCACTCTGCACAATCGGATCCCCATCCTTCCACTTATCTGCCTGCGCCGCATGCAATGCATAAGGCACACTCAAAAGCTGCGTCGCCCCGAGATCAACGTAGTTGGTGCCACCTGCTGCATCGAGTTCGACTTGTAGGAAGAAGCTTCCTGCTGACCATTTAATGTCTGATATGTTTCCACTTTTGTCATTTCCAGTTCCTACTGAAACTGTGAAGATGCCCCCATTTGATGTTAGAGGCTTGTGCGTTTCCTGATAGACATTTACACCACCTGGCAGCGCTTCGTGAATTGTAAGCCTGAGTGATACAGTAGTATTCGCAATGACTTTCCCGGCAGAATCCCTTGCAACACCTTGAAAACTAAATTGCTGGGGTGCCTGGGCGAATAAATGTAGTGTGGCAGATAACAGCAGAGAAACGAGTAATATCTTTTTCATAAACAAAGAGATGGTTTATTTTTTTGGTGAAAAGTAAACCATCTCTCAGTGCGGGTTCAAAAGCGATTATTGATCGGTGGGGCTAAATGAATTAGCGGTTTTTGTGTTCCAATATTGAGAACCTCAATGCATCCCAACTATTGCTTGACAAGTTTGCAGGTCAATACCTTCGATGGTGTCACCAGTCGATAGATGAAAACACCTGACGGTAGCTTTTTTGTATTGAATTCCAGCGAATACTCTCCTCTGGAATAGACGCCGTCTGCTACCGTACTTACGGATCGGCCTTGCAAATCCAATACTTCCAGTTTTACTGACGTATCCTCAGGCAGGCTAAATGCAAATTGGGTGTAGGAATTTGCGGAATTGGGATGAGCTCAGACTTTTAAACCTGATTCGGTTTCTTTCGGCCTTTTGTCAAAAGTAGCAGTCATTCTTTTCATCTGATTCTTTAAGTCGGATGCGATTTGCGGCGCTGTGTAAGTGGCTTCACGTACGCAGTCTGGCCTTTTGAGTTAAATTGTTCATTCCAGGCTTTGATAACGTTCTGCGCTTTAAGTCCATTGGAAAATAAGCCAATCAACAAATCTGTTAGTAGTTTTTTGACTATTGTAATGGAGATTAAGGTGTAAGAATATTTCGATTACAACTGAATGGCCTGAAAGTATGGGAATATGACCAGGATAGAGGAAAGCGTTTACCAGGATGGCGGGATCGGCTATCGAATGGATACCTTGATGCAACGAGCAATGTGTGATTATTTGGACAATTAATATGTCATAATTTGTTTTTGCATATAATAATATTGTCGATTCGGAAGTTCTATATTCTAAACTACTTCTCACGCCCTGTTTGGTAACCAGCAGAGCATATCAGGTGATTATTGGTGTTGATGGATGTCGTGTTGTATCGGTAAAAAATAATCGAAAAATATTGAACTTTTTGGAGAAACATGACTCACCGCTTGGAGCGGTTACATAGGTGACTATACGTCAAGTAACCTATGGTTATTTTCTAAGAAAACATAGTCAGAAAGCAGGAATCCTTGTTTATGTAAATAATTTCATATCTTTTTGTACATCCGGTTACTAAGGGCCCCAGGGCGGCATTAACCGGAGAATAAAGTGTAAAATTTTCCTGATTTGCACTTACCCCCTCTGATTTTTTAGCTTAAATGACAGAGATGTTTTATGGTCTCAGGACGATAATTGAAATCTGATTTAAAAGATAAATTGTGTAATAAGGACACGAGTGAATGATGCCTAGCCAGTTGGCGATGTATGCGGATTCAAAGATTTTTCATTGTTTAATTATTTTTTAACTATCTACTATCTATACTTTAATCTATGAGGATTTCTAAACGAAGTAAGGATCGGAACCTAACCCGGTGCTTCTATTCTCTTTTCCTGTCCATGGTAGTCATGGCCGGTGCATACGCTCAGGA
The genomic region above belongs to Dyadobacter pollutisoli and contains:
- a CDS encoding tail fiber domain-containing protein; protein product: MKKILLVSLLLSATLHLFAQAPQQFSFQGVARDSAGKVIANTTVSLRLTIHEALPGGVNVYQETHKPLTSNGGIFTVSVGTGNDKSGNISDIKWSAGSFFLQVELDAAGGTNYVDLGATQLLSVPYALHAAQADKWKDGDPIVQSGEVSKGGILDNLGTGPKLIWYPRRAAFRAGYVNDDSWDDSKIGAYSTAFGSNTRAEGNNSMAFGQNTKANGIASFAVGTGSQANNTGSLATGLESIASGAYSFASGKKTIASEIYSFSTGMLTQSQAWASFVTGVSTISKSYGGTVVGIANDIQDNPGFYSSAPNDRIFQIGNGDIDADNNAINRKNALTVLKNGNIGIGGNVLSPGFILDIGARPRIRHNPSSPNGTTAGVFFDDSNGSPEGFIGMKSNSEIGLWNADKWLFWMDSIGNAHILGTNYNTSDRRLKRNFSSLSNSLTKLTDLNGYHYFWKDSTLDQSLQTGLIAQEVEAIFPELVKTDEKGFKSVNYTGLIPHLIESVKELDKKYQEVKSENEALKVALKRVDKLEAALNKLAPNTNEVSQTSVK